CCCTTTAGCTCTCCAGCGCGGTGCGTCCCCGGACGGCCGCTTCTCCGCCGTCCGGCACCAGACGACCGGCCGGACGGGGGTCTAGGATGGCGCACAAGGCGAATACTGCCAGGCAGACGGGCCATTCCAGGAAGATCAGGTGCGGGCCGACGCGCGTTGCGGGGACCCAGGTCCAGAGCGCCCAGACGACGAGGGAGGCCAGGATGGTGAGGACCCCGGCGGAGCGCTTGCAGAGGCGCGGTGCGTAGAGGTTGGCCAGGATCAGCAGGGTGAAGGAGGTCGTGATGGCCAGCCCCGAGGTGAGCGTCTTGAGGATGCCGACCACCGTCAGGGAGAGGACGAAGGAGCAGGCGCTGACGAACAGGACAGCAAACCGGGACATGAGAAGGCCCGAGTCCGCGCGTTCGGAACGGAGGGGCAGATGGTTCAGCACGTCCTGCATCAGGAGCGTGGAGCTGCCCATGAGAAGCCCTACGGCGGTGGAGACGTCCGCGGCCCACAGTCCGGCCAGGAAGAGCCCTCCGATCAGGGGGCTGATGTGCGCCGCGATGGTGGGCAGGGCCAGGGTGGGGTTCGGAAGGCCGGGGAACTGCGACGCGGCCATGATCCCGAACAGGGAGCACAGGAAACCGGCGGGAAAGATCAGCAGGGCCCCGAGAAGGAACCCATTGCGCGCGGAGCGCTCGTCCCGGGCCGACAGGGCGATCTGGACGGCGGCCTGTGTGGAACAGGCCATCGTGATCATGACGGCCATCCAGGCTGCCAGAATGGCGGAGCCGATGCCCTCCACGGGGTCGAACCAGGCCTTTCCCTCGGGCAGGGCCTTCAGGATGTTCTCGACCCCGCCGAAACCGCGCACTCCGCCCCAGAGTGCCGTAAAGATTCCGACGTAGATGATGACGACGTTGACGACGTTGGTGAGTCCGCTGGCCCAGTAGCCTCCGGTAAGGGTGATGGCGATGAAGACGGTGGCCGAGGCGATCATGCCGGTCTTGAGGGTGAAGAGTCCCGGAAGCATGGACGCAAGGATGGCGCCGCCCGCGACGTATTGAAGCGCGGTGATCGTCATCATGATCAGAAGCTGGGCCACGACGCCGACGAGCCGGGTCTTGGGGCCGAAGGCCGCTCCCATCATCTCCGGAACCGTGTGCTGGCTCATGCGGCGGAACCGCGCGGCCAGGAAGAGCCCGACGAAGAGGCCGCCTGCGGCCCATGCGCCGTTGTACCATCCGGCGGAGAACCCCGCCGTGTAGGCATGCTCCGCGACGCCGACCGTCGAGGCTCCACCGATCGCCAGCCCAGCCAGCATCACCGCAACCAGGCCCGTGGGGAGCTGCTGCCCCGCCATGAGGTAGTTCAGCATCTTTCCCTCTCCGGCGGCCTGGATCTTCGACGCCTTCCAGGTGATGGCCGACAGCAGCAGGGCATACCCAATCAAAATACACAGCGATACGTTGACGTTCATCCTTCCGTTCTCCTCTCGTTTCCCGAAATAAAAAAGACCCCCGCACGTTCGGTGCGGGAGCCCCTTTTTCCGTATGATTCCGGCGGCCTCAGCTCAACAGGCAAGCGATGCGCCGATCCTCATTCGAAAGGGATCCCCGCATGTCGAGCTAAAGTAAAAGTAAAAGTAAAAGCGATCGAGGCCAATGGCCGTACGGCGTGTCCATCCGCGATCCATGCGGTTCACCTCCATTTTCGAAGAGAGTCCGGCGCTTCCGAGATGGGCGTCATCATAAGGGTT
This genomic interval from uncultured Fretibacterium sp. contains the following:
- a CDS encoding sodium:solute symporter family protein — translated: MNVNVSLCILIGYALLLSAITWKASKIQAAGEGKMLNYLMAGQQLPTGLVAVMLAGLAIGGASTVGVAEHAYTAGFSAGWYNGAWAAGGLFVGLFLAARFRRMSQHTVPEMMGAAFGPKTRLVGVVAQLLIMMTITALQYVAGGAILASMLPGLFTLKTGMIASATVFIAITLTGGYWASGLTNVVNVVIIYVGIFTALWGGVRGFGGVENILKALPEGKAWFDPVEGIGSAILAAWMAVMITMACSTQAAVQIALSARDERSARNGFLLGALLIFPAGFLCSLFGIMAASQFPGLPNPTLALPTIAAHISPLIGGLFLAGLWAADVSTAVGLLMGSSTLLMQDVLNHLPLRSERADSGLLMSRFAVLFVSACSFVLSLTVVGILKTLTSGLAITTSFTLLILANLYAPRLCKRSAGVLTILASLVVWALWTWVPATRVGPHLIFLEWPVCLAVFALCAILDPRPAGRLVPDGGEAAVRGRTALES